Below is a window of Desulfuromonas sp. TF DNA.
AGACGCTCCCCTCCGGGCGAAAGGATCTCGAGCCGGTCAGTCTCACTCTCGACGTAGTTCGGACCCACCGGCACTTTACCTTTGCCCCCGGGAAGATCGACGACATAATGGGGGATCGCCAGGCCGGAGACCGGCCCGCGCAGGGACCGCATGATCGCCACCCCGCACTCCAGAGGAGTGCGGAAATGGCCGGTTCCGGCGGTCAGGTCCATCTGGTGGAGATAGTAGGGACGCACCCGGATTCTGAGCAGCCCCTTCACCAACTCGGCCATCACCCCGGGATCGTCGTTGACCCCTTTGAGCAGGACGGTCTGGTTGCCGAGCTGAATGCCGGCGTCGGCGAGGCGGGCGCAGGCTTCGGCCGCCTCGGGAGCGAGCTCGCGGGGGTGGTTGAAATGGGTGTTGAGATAGAGGGGGTGGAAGCGCCGAAGCATGCGGCAGAGATTTTCCGTGATCCGCTCGGGGAGGGTCACCGGCACCCGGGTGCCTATGCGGATCACCTCCACGTGGGGGATGCGCCGCAAACGCTCGAGGATGTCCTCCAGGAGGAGATCGGACATCAGCAGGGGGTCGCCGCCGGAGAGGATGACGTCGCTCACCTGCGGGGATCGGGCGATGTAGTCGATGCCGGCGAGCACCTCGCCCAGGGAAACCCGCATCGAGGGGCAGCCGACCTTGCGCTTGCGGGTGCAGAAGCGGCAATAGGAGGCGCAGGTCCCCGAGACGAGAAAGAGGACCCGGTCGGGATAGCGGTGGACGATCCCCGCGGCAGGAGACAGGGCCTCCTCGTTGAGCGGGTCGATCGAGAGGCCGCCGTCGTCTAGTTCCCGGGGATCCGGGACGCACTGCCGCCAGATCGGATCGCCCGCTTCGCGGATCAATTCCAGATAGTGGGGGGTGATCCGCATGGGATAGCGCTCCGCCACCGGCGCCAGGGGGGCGGGATCGATGCCGAACCTCACGGCCAGATCGGCCGGATCGGTCAGGCTCTGCTTGAGGCTCTGCTGCCAAAGTTCCATCATAGGTCCAATAGGTCGTATAGGTCCCAGGGGACCTATAAAAAAAGGCGATTCTACCACAGCCGCCCCGTTCAAGTCGACGGCGGGAAAAAAGGGGCGTGATTCGAGGTGAACCACGGCGGAACGCGGTTGACGATCTCCCGCACCGCCGGTGATGCGAGCAGGCGCCGCCGGAGGAACCGGCGAGCCTCCCCCCTTCCCCATCCGGTGGCGGGCTCGAAGGAGCGATACAGCCCCAGGGGCTGGCCGTCGTCGAGGAGGGCCGAGGAACGGATCTCCGCCCCTCCGTCCTCCCCCACGAGAGACGATTCCCGGGGGAGATTCATGATGGAGATATTGAGAAAGGAGATCCTGGCCGCGTGCTCTTCCAGAAAATCCAGGGTACGCACGGCATCTTCCTCGGTTTCGCCGGGTGTCCCGAGCATCACATAGACGTAGGTGGAGATGCCGGCTTCATGGAGGCGCTCCAGAATCGCCGCCGCATCCTCCAGCCGCGTCCCCTTCCCCAAGCGGTCAAGGACCGCCTGCGATCCGCTTTCCAGCCCCAGCTGCAGCATAGTGCAGCCGGCGGCCGCCAGCCCTTCGGCCAGTCCGGAATCGAGGAGCGCCGGCTCGAAACGCACGAAACCATGCCAGAAAATCCCCGCCAGATCGGCCCGCCGGGCCGCCACCCGGCGCAGGGCGGCGACGGGAACGGCATTGTCGGTCAGATGGAAGCGGGTCGTCCCGTTGCGCCGCCGCAGATCCAGCAGCAGGTCGGGAAGGTCGGCGGCGGGATGGGCGGCGTACGGATGGGTCGGCGTCGCCGCCTCGGGGCAGAAGAGGCAGCGCTGCCAGTAGCAGCCCCGGCTGGCGCCGACCGGCAGGACCGGCAGGGGAGAAAAATAGTCTTTGAGATCGACCCGGTCGAAATCCGGGCGGAAGTCGATCTCGCTTCCCTCTTCGAGAAAGTAGTCCGGGCCGCCCTCCCCTGAGATGATCCGGGGCAGCAGTTCTTCCCCCGGCCCGAAAACGATATGGTCGAATGCCGAAAAACGCAGGTCCGCCTCCCGCAGCGTCCGCCGCCAGGAGGTGAACATCCCGCCGCCGCCGACGATGCGGAGCCCCGGCATCCACCGTCGAAGCAGCCCTGCCAGCTCGAACGCCGGCAGGACCTGGTGCCGGTAATTGACCGAGAGGGACACCGTACGCGGCTTCATCGCCGCCACCTGCGGCAGCAGCTCGTTCACGAAATAATCGTGAAAGAGGGTGGATTCTTCCCCGGCGGACAGCCGCTCCAGATCGGCGGGCGCGAATTCGGAGAGCGTGCCGTGGCTGTAATCCCCCAGGGAGAGTCGCTCGGCTCCTTCGCCATACACCCCGAAAGCGCGGTTGAGATGTTCGACGGCGGTGCGGTAACGGGGAAAGGAACCGAAGGCAGCCGGTGAGCGCAGCAGCGCCAGGGCGGCCGGAGCATGGCGGAGAGCGCGCTTTACGGCGGTGGAGGAGGCGGGTCCGGCGGCGGCCGCCAGCCGCCGCGGCTGCAACAGGTAAAGAAAAGCCTTCAGGTTGGCGTCGATCATCCGGGCGTCGATGCCGCGGCGGCGCAGGGCGGCAAGAAGGATGGCCGGGCCCAGGGGAGGCTCGGCCGGTTTCACCGCCGGGGGATGAAGCAGCAGGGTCGTCATCGCGGCGGGGCGGGCATCCGGCCCCGAAGGCCATAGGTAAGTACCACCAGGGCCATGATGCCGAAATCCCGAAGCAGAGCGACCCGGGCGCTTGTATGCCCCTCCCCGCCCGGATCGAAGCAGCCGCAGTCGATGTCCAGTCCCCGAAGATCCACCGAAGCGAGGGCCAGCATGAAGATGGCCGTCAGGACGCCGAGAACCAGAGCGGCCGGCCGCACCTTGCGGTTGGCGAGCAGAAGGAGGCCCGCCACCACCTCCACGTAGGGGAGAGTCGCCGCCGCCAGGTAGTTCCAGCTGTAGGGAAGGATCTGGTAGTTGGCCACGTCCCGGGCAAAGGCGACCACGTCATCGGCCTTGACTGCTCCGGCGTACAGGAAAAGGCCGCCGAGCGAAAGACGGCAGAGGTGATAGAGAAGGGCTGCGCCGCGGCTCACCGCTCTCCCCTTTCCACCGGCAGCCCGGCATCCGTCCATTCGGGGAAGCCTCCCTCGAAAACCCGCACGTCCCGGTACCCTTCGGCCAGAAGGATGATCCCGAGATCGAAGGAGTCGGGGCAACCGTAGCCGCTGCAGTAGAGGACGAGCACGGAATCCGCGGAAACCGCCTCGCGAAAGGAGTCGGGAAGGGGATCGGCTTCCCCCAGGGGAAGGGAGAGGGCGGAGGGAAGATGCCCTTCCAGATAGAGCTCCCGCGCCCGGGCATCGACCACTGCCGCTCCCTCGTCGATGAGCCGGCGCACTTCGTCAATTTCGACGGGATGGGGAAACTGATCGGCAACGGGACTTTCTGTCGCCACCGGCGCCGTCTGTTTGCCGCTGAAGGCGTTCATCACCAGGCGATAGTTGAAGGAGAGCCCCAGCACCACCCCCAGGACGAGGATGACGACGGCTTCCAGCAGGATGCGGCTGTTTTCGGCGGAGAGGGGCATTATTCGTCGGGGGATTCGGTGAGTTCCGGCGCCAGCGACTTCAGGGTATCGCGCAGGGTGCGGTTGTCCCGCTCCAGGGCGGAGATCCGGCGGCTGCACGCGGTCACCTCGTCGTTGAGTTCGTCGATGATGCGGTTCTGGTGGGTGAAGCGGGTTTCAAGCTCGATGAGACGTTCCTGCAGATCTTCCAAGGATTTTCCTCCTCTAGTGGATGCCGTCATGCTAGCAGAAGCGGCATCGCGGCGCAACGGGCTCCTGTTGCGGCATTGGGAAAATCCAAATCGGGGTGCAATGCCTGGTGGTCAAGGCTACGCACTTTTGGCAGATGTCCCCTGACGGCGGTTACCTCACGATCAGCCAGCTGCCGTCGGGCTGTCGGCAGGCGGTGCCGTAAGCCTGCTGATTCCGACCGCCGACGACCACCAGTTGGGTGTATTCCCGGCAGTACTGGCCCTGCCTGGTCTGGTAGGTCTCGACCGGGGTGATCGAGCCGTAGTTGCCGCTATCCGGGTTTCTCCAGGTGGTCGCCACGTTGGTCCGGGTATTTTCCAGGGCGTACTGGGCGTTGCGCTCCATCATCAGCTGGTCGGCGCGGTCGAGGGATTGACCGATCCCCTGCCCGATGAGGGCGCCGGCCAGGGTGCCGACGGCGACCGCGACCAGTGTTCCCCGTCCGCTTCCGAT
It encodes the following:
- a CDS encoding KamA family radical SAM protein, whose amino-acid sequence is MELWQQSLKQSLTDPADLAVRFGIDPAPLAPVAERYPMRITPHYLELIREAGDPIWRQCVPDPRELDDGGLSIDPLNEEALSPAAGIVHRYPDRVLFLVSGTCASYCRFCTRKRKVGCPSMRVSLGEVLAGIDYIARSPQVSDVILSGGDPLLMSDLLLEDILERLRRIPHVEVIRIGTRVPVTLPERITENLCRMLRRFHPLYLNTHFNHPRELAPEAAEACARLADAGIQLGNQTVLLKGVNDDPGVMAELVKGLLRIRVRPYYLHQMDLTAGTGHFRTPLECGVAIMRSLRGPVSGLAIPHYVVDLPGGKGKVPVGPNYVESETDRLEILSPGGERLIYPDIQD
- a CDS encoding B12-binding domain-containing radical SAM protein: MTTLLLHPPAVKPAEPPLGPAILLAALRRRGIDARMIDANLKAFLYLLQPRRLAAAAGPASSTAVKRALRHAPAALALLRSPAAFGSFPRYRTAVEHLNRAFGVYGEGAERLSLGDYSHGTLSEFAPADLERLSAGEESTLFHDYFVNELLPQVAAMKPRTVSLSVNYRHQVLPAFELAGLLRRWMPGLRIVGGGGMFTSWRRTLREADLRFSAFDHIVFGPGEELLPRIISGEGGPDYFLEEGSEIDFRPDFDRVDLKDYFSPLPVLPVGASRGCYWQRCLFCPEAATPTHPYAAHPAADLPDLLLDLRRRNGTTRFHLTDNAVPVAALRRVAARRADLAGIFWHGFVRFEPALLDSGLAEGLAAAGCTMLQLGLESGSQAVLDRLGKGTRLEDAAAILERLHEAGISTYVYVMLGTPGETEEDAVRTLDFLEEHAARISFLNISIMNLPRESSLVGEDGGAEIRSSALLDDGQPLGLYRSFEPATGWGRGEARRFLRRRLLASPAVREIVNRVPPWFTSNHAPFFPPST
- a CDS encoding DoxX family protein, which gives rise to MSRGAALLYHLCRLSLGGLFLYAGAVKADDVVAFARDVANYQILPYSWNYLAAATLPYVEVVAGLLLLANRKVRPAALVLGVLTAIFMLALASVDLRGLDIDCGCFDPGGEGHTSARVALLRDFGIMALVVLTYGLRGRMPAPPR
- a CDS encoding rhodanese-like domain-containing protein; amino-acid sequence: MPLSAENSRILLEAVVILVLGVVLGLSFNYRLVMNAFSGKQTAPVATESPVADQFPHPVEIDEVRRLIDEGAAVVDARARELYLEGHLPSALSLPLGEADPLPDSFREAVSADSVLVLYCSGYGCPDSFDLGIILLAEGYRDVRVFEGGFPEWTDAGLPVERGER
- a CDS encoding SlyX family protein, producing the protein MEDLQERLIELETRFTHQNRIIDELNDEVTACSRRISALERDNRTLRDTLKSLAPELTESPDE
- a CDS encoding RT0821/Lpp0805 family surface protein — translated: MKRILAIILILWLALAGCAPSMGPKETGGTLLGAGTGALAGSQIGSGRGTLVAVAVGTLAGALIGQGIGQSLDRADQLMMERNAQYALENTRTNVATTWRNPDSGNYGSITPVETYQTRQGQYCREYTQLVVVGGRNQQAYGTACRQPDGSWLIVR